One part of the Myxococcales bacterium genome encodes these proteins:
- a CDS encoding imelysin family protein has protein sequence MTKLRLLSVAFLMLCLLPACKDDDGPGGTGLDASVMDATPLPDGLAPTTAQEVLAAAGVCNLGLARQFATEAGALKVALDAWAGAPLDAPTRVNAQQAWRNAMATWQQLEAFQFGPAATQNVIGGQDLRVTIYSWPTVDRCKVESALARDLYGNPAVLASNLSLRGLDALETLLFLTDTANACPPTDALVQAPWALLDAAALDQKRAAYAQVLGNDLLTSSLALQTAWEPTGGNFLAKVQTPSAPPYNSLKMALNALSDALFYVESETKDMKLGPALGITECSGCTSLYESNFALASKSNVINNLLGFQRLYSGCALDGAGPGFHQLLWTRGAGALAEEMNQALKASQQALATLQSPDLATAIVNERALVLEAHTQLTTLARLMKAQFVSVLDLNLPMSVATDND, from the coding sequence ATGACGAAATTGCGGTTGCTTTCGGTTGCGTTCCTGATGCTTTGCTTGCTGCCCGCGTGCAAAGACGACGATGGGCCCGGCGGCACGGGGCTCGACGCCTCGGTCATGGACGCAACGCCTTTGCCCGATGGCCTCGCGCCGACGACGGCGCAGGAGGTGCTGGCCGCCGCAGGCGTCTGCAACCTGGGCCTCGCCCGCCAATTCGCCACGGAGGCGGGGGCCCTCAAAGTGGCCTTGGACGCATGGGCGGGCGCCCCCCTCGATGCCCCCACGCGGGTCAACGCCCAGCAAGCGTGGCGAAACGCGATGGCCACCTGGCAGCAGCTCGAGGCCTTTCAGTTCGGGCCCGCCGCCACCCAGAACGTGATCGGGGGCCAAGACCTGCGCGTCACCATTTACTCTTGGCCCACCGTTGACCGTTGCAAGGTGGAAAGTGCCCTGGCGCGCGACCTCTACGGGAACCCCGCGGTGCTCGCGAGCAACTTGAGCTTACGCGGGCTCGACGCCCTCGAGACCCTGCTCTTCCTCACAGACACCGCCAACGCATGTCCGCCCACCGACGCCTTGGTGCAAGCACCTTGGGCTCTTCTCGACGCCGCCGCTCTCGACCAGAAGCGAGCTGCCTACGCGCAGGTGCTCGGCAATGATCTCCTGACCTCGTCCTTGGCGCTGCAAACCGCCTGGGAGCCCACCGGGGGGAACTTCCTCGCGAAGGTCCAGACGCCGTCCGCGCCTCCCTACAATTCACTCAAGATGGCCCTGAACGCGCTCAGCGACGCCCTGTTCTACGTGGAGAGTGAAACCAAGGACATGAAGCTCGGGCCCGCTCTGGGGATCACCGAGTGCAGCGGCTGTACGAGCCTCTACGAATCGAACTTTGCGCTGGCCAGCAAGAGCAACGTCATCAACAACTTGCTCGGGTTCCAGCGCCTTTACTCCGGCTGCGCGCTGGACGGCGCGGGCCCCGGCTTTCACCAGCTTTTGTGGACGCGCGGAGCCGGGGCCTTGGCGGAGGAGATGAACCAAGCCCTCAAGGCCAGCCAGCAGGCCTTGGCAACGCTGCAGAGCCCGGATTTGGCCACGGCCATTGTCAACGAGCGGGCACTCGTTTTGGAGGCCCACACCCAGCTCACGACGCTGGCGCGGCTCATGAAAGCCCAGTTCGTCTCGGTCCTCGACCTGAACCTTCCCATGAGCGTAGCCACCGACAATGACTGA
- a CDS encoding DUF1990 domain-containing protein: MARCRFRPTELVEAVRTRFVDLAPPDIVSFRRPHGGTQPLCLGDQMDVRIRGAGAAQVRVAHVTSQTFTLSTLEGHPEAGRITFGAYRNERGDVLFHIRSRARSSSRVRRYGFLLAGDPMQTYTWTDFVGTVASTFGDGVVGFIHADTARVVDTAREDDGPTFEATGD, encoded by the coding sequence ATGGCAAGGTGTCGTTTCCGGCCCACGGAGCTGGTGGAAGCGGTGCGAACCCGCTTCGTAGATCTGGCGCCGCCGGACATCGTCTCGTTTCGCCGGCCGCACGGAGGGACCCAGCCGCTCTGCCTGGGCGACCAGATGGACGTTCGGATTCGTGGCGCCGGCGCGGCGCAGGTGCGGGTGGCGCACGTGACCTCGCAAACGTTCACCCTCAGCACGCTCGAAGGCCACCCGGAGGCGGGGCGCATCACCTTCGGCGCGTACCGCAACGAACGAGGCGATGTGCTCTTCCACATTCGCAGCCGCGCCCGCTCGAGCTCGAGAGTGAGGCGCTACGGGTTCCTTTTGGCTGGCGACCCCATGCAAACCTATACCTGGACCGACTTCGTGGGCACCGTAGCCTCCACGTTCGGCGACGGCGTGGTGGGCTTCATTCACGCAGACACGGCCCGCGTCGTGGACACGGCCCGCGAGGACGACGGACCCACCTTCGAGGCAACGGGAGATTGA
- a CDS encoding SDR family oxidoreductase — protein MATALVTGANRGIGLALAALLKQRGDRVIATCRSRSAALDALGVEVVEGIDVADAQGVASLAAAVGSRRLDLLVNNAGILVWGDTFESPNYEALDRQFQVNAVGPLRVTSALRENLQRGAKVALVTSRMGSIGDNTSGGAYGYRMSKAALNMAGKSMAEDLKGAGVAVIVLHPGMVKTDMVGDHGQIEPAEAARGLLARIDELTIETTGHFWHANGQALPW, from the coding sequence ATGGCAACAGCTTTGGTCACGGGAGCGAATCGGGGCATCGGTTTGGCGCTAGCCGCTTTGCTGAAGCAGCGGGGCGACCGGGTGATTGCTACCTGTCGAAGTCGTTCGGCTGCACTCGATGCGCTGGGGGTAGAGGTGGTCGAGGGGATCGACGTGGCTGACGCGCAGGGGGTGGCGAGCTTGGCCGCGGCCGTGGGCTCCCGACGCCTGGACCTGCTCGTGAACAACGCGGGCATTTTGGTCTGGGGCGATACGTTCGAGAGTCCCAACTACGAGGCTCTCGATCGGCAGTTCCAGGTCAACGCCGTGGGCCCCCTGCGGGTGACCTCGGCGCTGCGCGAGAACCTGCAACGAGGCGCCAAGGTGGCGCTCGTCACGAGCCGCATGGGCTCGATCGGCGACAACACGTCCGGGGGCGCCTACGGCTATCGCATGAGCAAAGCCGCGCTCAACATGGCCGGCAAGTCGATGGCTGAGGACCTCAAGGGCGCGGGTGTCGCCGTCATCGTGCTTCACCCCGGCATGGTGAAGACCGACATGGTGGGCGACCATGGTCAGATCGAACCCGCCGAAGCGGCGCGGGGACTGCTGGCGCGGATCGACGAGCTCACGATCGAGACCACCGGCCACTTTTGGCACGCCAACGGCCAAGCGCTTCCCTGGTAG
- a CDS encoding HTTM domain-containing protein codes for MTEAPAGGWTRQLFRPTDVAALAALRIVFGVLMCFASLRFLTAGWVDDFFVEPRFFFTFSFAPWVKPWPAWGMYVHYAAMTVLAALIALGLFYRVAIVLFFVAFSYAELIDITNYLNHYYLVSLLALLMCFLPLHRAWSLDVRRRPELALQSFPAWYTSLLRLQVGVVYVYAGLAKAQPDWLFHAQPLSIWLSSRVDLPLIGPWLGQPWAWYAFSWAGFLFDTSVVFFLSHRRTRLAAYAVVLFFHVMTRLLFPIGMFPAIMVTSALVFFSSSWPRHLAGWLARVTKRPGLRLDRPRPPLRDAAAPLGVQRRWPVVVAGLYGLVQILVPLRHHLYPGDVLWHEQGMRFSWKVMVREKNGSVTYRVHSPSVGRTWQVSPRKYLTALQAREMSSQPDMILQLGKHIAHEFQSRGYPDVEVRVDAWVSLNGRPGAPLIDPRVDLVGVSDSLAPAAWILPAPRTLPLKLNPV; via the coding sequence ATGACTGAAGCGCCTGCGGGCGGGTGGACGCGCCAGCTCTTTCGCCCCACGGACGTTGCGGCGCTCGCAGCCCTTCGCATCGTCTTTGGGGTGCTCATGTGCTTCGCCAGCCTCCGGTTCCTCACGGCCGGCTGGGTGGACGACTTTTTCGTCGAGCCGCGCTTTTTCTTTACATTCAGCTTCGCGCCCTGGGTCAAGCCCTGGCCCGCCTGGGGAATGTACGTTCACTACGCGGCGATGACCGTCCTGGCGGCACTCATCGCCCTCGGGCTTTTTTATCGAGTGGCCATCGTGCTCTTCTTCGTGGCGTTCAGCTACGCAGAGCTCATCGACATCACGAACTATCTCAACCACTACTACCTCGTAAGTCTGCTGGCGCTGCTGATGTGCTTTTTGCCCCTGCACCGCGCCTGGTCGCTCGACGTGCGGCGCCGACCCGAACTGGCTTTGCAGAGCTTTCCGGCCTGGTACACCTCTCTTCTGCGGTTGCAGGTGGGCGTGGTTTATGTGTACGCCGGGTTGGCCAAAGCGCAACCGGACTGGCTTTTTCATGCGCAGCCCCTTTCGATCTGGTTGTCATCCCGGGTAGACCTCCCGCTCATCGGACCTTGGCTGGGGCAGCCCTGGGCATGGTACGCGTTTAGCTGGGCGGGCTTCCTTTTCGACACGAGCGTCGTTTTTTTCTTGAGCCACAGGCGCACACGTCTTGCCGCCTACGCCGTTGTGTTGTTTTTCCACGTGATGACCAGGCTGCTCTTCCCGATCGGGATGTTCCCGGCGATCATGGTGACGAGCGCGCTCGTGTTCTTCTCGTCGAGCTGGCCCCGACACCTCGCCGGATGGCTCGCGCGCGTGACGAAGCGGCCAGGTCTTCGTCTCGACCGCCCTCGCCCGCCCCTGCGAGACGCAGCCGCGCCACTGGGTGTGCAGCGCCGCTGGCCCGTGGTCGTCGCGGGTCTTTATGGTCTCGTACAGATCCTCGTTCCGCTCCGGCATCATCTCTACCCAGGAGACGTGCTTTGGCACGAACAGGGCATGCGCTTTTCCTGGAAAGTGATGGTGCGCGAGAAGAACGGCAGCGTCACATACAGAGTTCACTCGCCCTCGGTCGGGCGCACCTGGCAGGTCAGCCCGCGAAAGTACCTCACCGCTCTGCAGGCCCGTGAGATGTCTTCGCAACCCGACATGATCCTTCAACTCGGCAAGCACATCGCCCACGAGTTTCAATCCCGCGGCTACCCGGACGTCGAGGTCAGAGTCGATGCCTGGGTCTCGCTCAACGGGCGCCCCGGCGCTCCCTTGATCGATCCCCGCGTCGACCTGGTGGGCGTGTCCGACAGCCTGGCGCCCGCCGCCTGGATCTTGCCCGCACCTCGAACCCTCCCCCTCAAGCTGAACCCCGTATGA
- a CDS encoding DUF1990 family protein, which translates to MCARIYIPDRNQNPAAKTSRTRWHFLRGFSARTLAEELAQVTNRPSTAPPAAPHATSSHGWLRHTSEAWVGREAPGPPGPHGAFARGRALLASYAFSDPEIVAGHFDPQAPLLGRPMVLELKACGFRYLCGVVVSDVRDERGKTETAFGYRYDTRAGHVEAGTEWFVLTKDHLTGDLCFRIEAIWRPGDFPNWWSEVGFGLVERRARQDWHRLAHLRMRHLLEAGDLLPVVSPSPREGRGHHDARVRRPPTRALARQRASALAHEAQSPAANAMPRRTRDMLRRWGLSVALGAVTGLRSMMGPALVSRWLRAHPTHPCWTRTATLMATPVLAHALSLLAWAELAMDKLPAAPSRMAPLPLAGRAAMGMLVGLVLGGRRSRARRVAAGAGAMSAVGAACLAHRVRALAAPRGKRTSFATALLEDVIAFGIGHAALRALR; encoded by the coding sequence ATGTGTGCCCGCATCTACATTCCCGACCGCAACCAGAACCCCGCAGCAAAAACCAGCCGCACGCGCTGGCATTTCCTGCGGGGCTTTTCTGCCCGCACCTTGGCCGAGGAACTCGCTCAGGTCACGAACAGGCCGTCGACGGCGCCGCCCGCCGCGCCCCACGCCACCTCGAGCCATGGCTGGCTTCGACACACGTCCGAGGCGTGGGTCGGCCGCGAGGCACCGGGCCCCCCTGGGCCCCACGGCGCCTTCGCCCGAGGTCGCGCGCTCCTCGCAAGCTACGCCTTTTCCGACCCTGAGATCGTCGCTGGACACTTCGATCCTCAAGCGCCTTTGTTGGGTCGGCCCATGGTGCTCGAGCTCAAGGCGTGCGGCTTTCGCTACCTGTGTGGCGTGGTGGTGAGTGACGTACGCGACGAGCGTGGCAAAACAGAGACAGCGTTCGGGTATCGCTACGACACGCGTGCGGGACACGTGGAAGCAGGCACCGAGTGGTTTGTCCTGACCAAAGATCATCTCACCGGCGACCTTTGCTTCCGCATCGAGGCCATCTGGCGCCCTGGCGATTTTCCGAACTGGTGGAGCGAAGTGGGCTTTGGCCTCGTTGAACGCCGGGCGCGACAGGATTGGCACCGGCTCGCACACCTGCGCATGCGACACCTCCTCGAGGCGGGTGACCTGCTGCCGGTCGTCTCACCTTCGCCGCGCGAGGGCCGGGGCCATCACGATGCGAGGGTCCGGAGGCCGCCCACGAGAGCGCTGGCGCGGCAGCGGGCGAGCGCTCTCGCCCACGAGGCGCAGAGCCCCGCCGCGAACGCCATGCCTCGCCGGACGCGAGACATGCTGAGACGATGGGGCCTCTCGGTGGCGCTGGGCGCTGTCACCGGCCTGCGCTCGATGATGGGACCTGCCCTGGTGTCGCGTTGGTTGCGTGCGCACCCGACCCATCCATGTTGGACCCGCACGGCCACGCTGATGGCCACGCCCGTCCTTGCTCACGCGCTGTCGCTGCTTGCGTGGGCCGAGCTTGCCATGGACAAACTTCCCGCGGCCCCCTCGCGGATGGCCCCGCTGCCGCTTGCCGGGCGCGCCGCCATGGGCATGCTCGTGGGACTCGTCTTGGGGGGCCGGCGCAGCCGCGCCCGACGCGTAGCCGCAGGTGCGGGGGCGATGAGCGCGGTGGGAGCGGCCTGCCTGGCTCACAGGGTGCGTGCCCTCGCCGCACCTCGGGGCAAACGCACGTCTTTCGCGACCGCTCTGCTCGAAGACGTCATTGCTTTCGGGATTGGCCACGCGGCGCTGCGCGCGCTCCGGTGA